In one window of Gossypium arboreum isolate Shixiya-1 chromosome 4, ASM2569848v2, whole genome shotgun sequence DNA:
- the LOC108458552 gene encoding scopoletin glucosyltransferase-like, with amino-acid sequence MTQQLHIFFFPIMAHGHTIPFIDLAILFATKGVKSTIIATPSNAPHIKKVTHKANKLGYQIDTLVIKFPAVEAGLPDGCDDIDKVPSLDMMPKFFLAAEMLKQPLSDLLKQHCPHCLVADTFFPWTTEVAAMFKIPRIVFHGTCVFSLSATEHVRLYQPHKSKETFTIPNFPGDDIKMTTAGLQDYIKQETWQTKLFNDSKETESKCFGVIVNSFYELESVYADHYTDFLGRRAWHVGPLSLSTKGIINKAERGKQSSIEEHECLKWLQSKDRNSVVYVCFGSRTNFDDSQLMEIAKGLEASGQQFVWVVRKEKESNDEKGKENWLLEFEKRMEGKGLVIRGWAPQVLILENEVIGGFVTHCGWNSILESVTAGVPVITWPVAAEQFYNEKLLIEVLKIGVSVGARKWKRLTGDFVKSEAIEKAVKEIMVGEKAMEMRNRTKKFADMAKKAVEDGGSSESHLNALIGELSSIAMKTCK; translated from the coding sequence ATGACTCAACAGCTTCATATCTTCTTCTTCCCTATCATGGCTCACGGCCATACTATCCCTTTCATCGATTTAGCCATCCTCTTCGCCACCAAAGGCGTTAAATCAACCATTATTGCCACCCCATCTAACGCACCCCATATTAAAAAAGTAACCCACAAAGCCAATAAACTCGGGTACCAAATCGACACCCTTGTCATCAAATTCCCCGCCGTCGAAGCTGGATTGCCCGACGGATGTGATGATATAGACAAAGTTCCGTCACTGGACATGATGCCTAAGTTCTTCTTAGCTGCTGAAATGCTTAAACAACCTCTTTCTGATCTCCTTAAACAACACTGTCCTCATTGTCTCGTTGCCGACACGTTCTTTCCATGGACGACTGAAGTTGCTGCTATGTTCAAGATTCCGAGGATTGTTTTTCATGGGACCTGTGTTTTTTCCTTATCCGCCACGGAACATGTTCGGTTGTACCAGCCTCATAAAAGTAAAGAAACCTTTACGATTCCGAACTTTCCCGGCGACGACATAAAGATGACGACCGCTGGATTACAAGATTACATTAAACAAGAAACATGGCAGACGAAGTTGTTCAACGATAGTAAAGAAACTGAATCGAAATGCTTTGGGGTCATCGTTAATAGCTTTTACGAGCTTGAATCTGTTTACGCCGATCATTACACTGATTTTTTGGGACGAAGGGCGTGGCATGTTGGTCCTTTATCGTTATCAACTAAAGGGATTATTAATAAAGCCGAAAGAGGGAAACAATCATCCATTGAAGAACACGAGTGTTTAAAATGGTTACAATCAAAGGATCGAAATTCAGTCGTTTATGTATGTTTCGGCAGTAGAACAAACTTCGATGATTCACAACTCATGGAAATAGCAAAAGGGCTTGAAGCTTCGGGTCAACAGTTTGTTTGGGTAGTGAGAAAAGAGAAGGAAAGTAAtgatgaaaaaggaaaagaaaattggTTGCTTGAATTTGAGAAGAGAATGGAAGGGAAAGGATTGGTTATAAGAGGATGGGCACCCCAAGTTTTGATTCTTGAAAACGAAGTCATTGGTGGGTTTGTCACACACTGTGGGTGGAACTCCATTCTCGAATCGGTGACCGCCGGCGTGCCTGTAATTACTTGGCCGGTGGCTGCCGAGCAGTTTTATAATGAGAAGCTGTTGATTGAGGTATTGAAGATTGGAGTTAGTGTTGGTGCTCGGAAATGGAAGAGACTTACTGGGGATTTCGTGAAGAGTGAAGCGATAGAGAAGGCCGTGAAGGAGATAATGGTGGGGGAGAAAGCCATGGAAATGAGAAATAGAACTAAGAAATTTGCAGATATGGCGAAGAAGGCTGTTGAAGATGGTGGTTCGTCGGAATCTCATTTGAATGCTTTGATCGGTGAACTAAGCTCCATCGCCATGAAAACATGCAAATAA
- the LOC108457879 gene encoding caffeoyl-CoA O-methyltransferase 5: MATNTTQEQQSAAGRHQEVGHKSLLQSDALYQYILETSVYPREPEPMKELRELTAKHPWNLMTTSADEGQFLNMLLKLINAKNTMEIGVYTGYSLLATALALPDDGKILAMDINRENYELGLPVIQKAGVAHKIEFKEGPAMPVLDKLVEDEKNHGSYDFIFVDADKDNYLNYHKRLIELVKVGGLIGYDNTLWNGSVVAPPDAPLRKYVRYYRDFVLELNKALAVDPRIEICMLPVGDGITLCRRVK, encoded by the exons ATGGCAACCAACACCACCCAAGAGCAACAATCTGCAGCTGGTAGGCACCAAGAAGTCGGCCATAAGAGCCTTTTGCAAAGCGATGCTCTTTACCAG TATATATTGGAGACTAGTGTATATCCAAGGGAGCCTGAACCCATGAAAGAGCTCAGAGAGTTGACCGCTAAGCATCCATGGAACCTTATGACTACATCAGCTGATGAAGGTCAATTCTTGAACATGCTTCTTAAGCTGATCAATGCGAAGAATACCATGGAAATTGGGGTTTATACTGGTTATTCTTTGTTAGCCACCGCCCTCGCTTTACCCGATGATGGAAAG ATCTTGGCCATGGATATCAACAGAGAAAACTACGAGTTAGGATTGCCTGTAATCCAAAAAGCTGGCGTTGCACACAAAATTGAATTCAAAGAAGGCCCTGCCATGCCTGTTCTTGATAAATTGGTGGAAGAt GAAAAGAATCATGGGTCGTATGATTTCATCTTTGTGGATGCTGATAAAGACAACTACCTCAACTACCACAAGAGGCTGATAGAGTTGGTGAAGGTTGGTGGTTTGATTGGCTACGACAACACACTGTGGAATGGGTCGGTGGTGGCACCGCCCGATGCTCCACTTAGGAAGTACGTTAGGTACTACAGAGACTTCGTTTTGGAACTCAACAAGGCTCTTGCTGTTGACCCCAGGATTGAGATTTGCATGCTCCCTGTTGGTGATGGAATCACCCTTTGCCGCCGTGTCAAATGA
- the LOC108459960 gene encoding protein ALP1-like — MDPRKLSALLSSLVSQLLLLIILLFDSNKTADTHFSDGTNTFAGVLNYLLSSQQIAASLSFVSVSRKRKRTHCSESDSEPAGEQTDPQLDRVRLGLTRDPDSFKPFFRMKSSTFEWLAGLLEPLLECRDPVGSPLNLSAELRLGIGLFRLATGSSYPEIAQRFGVPESVTRFCTKHLCRVLCTNFRFWVAFPTPDELNSVSSSFERLTGLPNCCGAMDCTRFSIVNDNNGGIDSIAAQIVVDSSSKILSIIAGFKGNKRDFKVLECSTLYKDIEEGRLLNSSPLIINGEAVNQYFVGDGDYPLLPWLMVPFHDGFPGSSRARFNAALSVMRSSALKTIASLKNWGILNRPIHEELKAAVAVIGACSILHNVLLMREDDSALCETMGDYLGHTQTFHHQQHYEEDSIEASAIRDALAEQACV, encoded by the coding sequence ATGGATCCTCGAAAATTGTCAGCTTTACTCTCTTCCCTTGTCTCTCAACTCCTTTTATTGATCATCCTTCTCTTTGATTCCAACAAAACCGCCGACACTCATTTCTCCGATGGCACCAACACCTTTGCCGGCGTTCTTAATTATTTGCTCTCATCGCAACAAATCGCAGCTTCCCTTTCGTTCGTTTCGGTTTCCCGGAAACGGAAGAGAACCCATTGTTCAGAATCCGATTCCGAGCCCGCCGGTGAACAAACCGACCCCCAACTCGACCGAGTCAGACTCGGGTTGACTCGGGATCCTGACTCATTCAAACCCTTCTTCAGGATGAAATCCTCCACCTTTGAATGGCTCGCCGGGTTGCTTGAACCGTTGTTGGAGTGCCGGGACCCGGTTGGTTCCCCGTTGAATCTATCCGCCGAGTTACGTCTAGGGATTGGTTTGTTTAGGTTAGCCACCGGTTCGAGTTACCCCGAAATCGCTCAACGATTTGGGGTTCCCGAGTCAGTGACTCGTTTCTGTACCAAACATCTGTGTCGAGTCCTCTGCACTAATTTCCGATTCTGGGTCGCGTTTCCGACTCCCGACGAGCTCAACTCAGTCTCCTCCTCGTTCGAAAGACTCACCGGGTTACCGAATTGTTGCGGTGCCATGGATTGCACGAGATTCAGCATTGTGAACGATAACAATGGCGGCATTGATAGTATTGCAGCTCAAATAGTGGTGGATTCATCATCAAAAATCTTAAGCATAATTGCAGGTTTTAAAGGGAACAAAAGAGATTTTAAAGTACTTGAATGTTCAACTTTGTATAAAGATATTGAAGAAGGCAGGTTATTAAACTCAAGCCCTTTGATCATCAATGGAGAAGCTGTGAATCAATATTTTGTTGGTGATGGTGATTACCCTTTGCTTCCATGGTTAATGGTGCCGTTCCATGACGGTTTTCCGGGTTCGAGCCGAGCGAGGTTCAACGCGGCGCTTAGTGTAATGCGTTCATCGGCGTTGAAAACCATTGCTAGTTTGAAGAATTGGGGGATTTTGAACCGACCGATACACGAAGAGTTGAAGGCTGCGGTCGCCGTTATCGGGGCTTGTTCGATTTTGCATAATGTGTTGCTCATGAGGGAAGATGATTCTGCATTGTGTGAAACCATGGGAGATTACTTGGGGCATACTCAAACCTTCCATCACCAGCAGCACTATGAGGAAGATAGCATTGAGGCTTCTGCAATTCGAGATGCATTGGCGGAACAAGCTTGTGTTTAG
- the LOC108458240 gene encoding 40S ribosomal protein S16-like, with product MAERAPIESVQCFGRKKTAVAVTYCKRGRGLIKINGCPIELVEPEILRFKAVEPILLLGRQRFAGVDMRIRVKGGGHTSQIYAIRQSIAKALVAFYQKYVDEQSKKEIKDILVRYDRTLLVADPRRCEPKKFGGRGARARFQKSYR from the coding sequence ATGGCGGAAAGAGCTCCAATCGAGTCCGTACAATGTTTCGGTCGGAAGAAGACAGCGGTCGCCGTAACCTATTGCAAGAGAGGCCGTGGTCTGATCAAGATCAACGGTTGTCCCATCGAGTTAGTTGAGCCGGAGATCCTCCGTTTCAAGGCCGTGGAGCCTATCCTTCTTCTCGGTCGCCAACGTTTCGCCGGCGTCGACATGAGGATTCGAGTCAAAGGGGGAGGTCACACATCTCAGATCTACGCTATCCGTCAAAGCATTGCCAAAGCCCTTGTTGCTTTTTACCAGAAGTACGTTGACGAGCAAAGCAAGAAGGAGATTAAGGATATTTTGGTCAGGTACGATAGGACTTTGCTGGTGGCTGATCCGAGGAGGTGCGAACCGAAGAAGTTCGGTGGGAGAGGTGCTAGGGCAAGGTTCCAGAAGAGTTACCGTTGA
- the LOC108459747 gene encoding uncharacterized protein At4g06744-like: MGTLSFSTSILLFAIVFHSCLAASNDDPLTGTKREALEIIIGGGEGEAPSPSDEFPLPSPPCKHFQNENGCFENARLAKAYDVIQRFKEKIKVDANSKKYLKTWYGTDVCKYRGIYCDIRPDVKEKAVAGVDFNGAKFAGCDGTLPLDGFFDELDDLAIFHANSNNFTGSVPFKASKIKYLYELDLSNNKIAGGFPMKTLSAMNLTFLDLRYNSLKGTVPQQAFDLTLDVFFINNNNFAPQMLPTNLGDSTAVYLTFANNNFTGSIPASIGKARNLLEVLFLNNQLTGCLPYEIGNLTQSTVFDASSNKLTGPIPYSFGCLKKMQILSLANNQFYGEVPETVCELPMLNKLSLSNNYFTHVGPACRGLIEKKKLDVKKNCIYGLPNQRSEKECAAFFLKKKDCPRMETFYLVPCVKHGYDYYKYSDEGKSPAAAPPARTYSTLTPHHRL, encoded by the coding sequence ATGGGTACCCTTTCATTTTCCACTTCAATTTTGCTCTTCGCCATTGTTTTCCATTCATGTTTAGCGGCGAGCAACGATGATCCATTGACGGGGACAAAAAGGGAAGCATTAGAAATAATTATCGGCGGCGGAGAAGGCGAAGCTCCATCACCTTCCGATGAATTCCCACTGCCTTCACCGCCATGCAAGCATTTCCAGAACGAAAATGGCTGCTTCGAGAACGCAAGGTTAGCCAAAGCCTACGACGTGATCCAAAGGTTCAAGGAGAAAATCAAGGTCGATGCTAATAGCAAGAAGTACTTGAAAACATGGTATGGAACTGATGTTTGTAAATACAGAGGCATTTATTGTGACATACGTCCCGACGTGAAAGAAAAAGCCGTCGCCGGCGTTGATTTCAACGGAGCTAAATTTGCCGGTTGTGATGGTACACTTCCTCTTGATGGGTTCTTTGATGAGTTAGATGATTTAGCTATATTCCATGCTAATTCAAATAACTTCACTGGTTCCGTCCCGTTTAAAGCATCGAAAATCAAGTATTTATATGAACTTGATCTTAGTAACAACAAGATCGCCGGTGGGTTTCCGATGAAAACTCTCAGTGCCATGAATTTGACCTTCCTTGATTTAAGGTATAATTCATTAAAAGGTACTGTTCCGCAACAAGCGTTCGATTTAACCCTCGATGTGTTCTTCATCAACAATAATAACTTCGCCCCACAAATGTTACCCACTAATCTCGGTGACTCGACGGCCGTTTACCTCACATTTGCTAATAACAACTTCACCGGATCAATCCCGGCGAGTATCGGCAAAGCTCGAAACCTTCTCGAAGTGCTTTTCCTTAATAATCAACTCACCGGGTGTTTACCGTACGAGATCGGAAACTTGACTCAATCAACGGTGTTCGACGCCAGTTCAAACAAGCTTACCGGTCCGATACCGTACTCTTTTGGCTGCTTGAAAAAGATGCAGATTCTCAGTTTGGCTAACAATCAGTTTTACGGTGAAGTGCCAGAGACGGTATGTGAGCTTCCTATGTTAAACAAATTATCTTTGTCGAACAATTATTTCACCCACGTCGGACCGGCTTGTCGGGGTTTGATAGAGAAAAAGAAGCTCGACGTGAAGAAGAACTGTATCTACGGCCTCCCTAATCAACGATCGGAGAAGGAGTGTGCGGCGTTTTTCTTGAAGAAGAAGGATTGTCCGAGGATGGAAACTTTTTATTTGGTTCCTTGTGTGAAACATGGTTATGATTATTATAAATATTCCGACGAAGGAAAGTCGCCGGCGGCGGCGCCGCCGGCTAGAACTTATAGTACTCTTACACCTCATCATCGGCTGTGA